The Bradyrhizobium barranii subsp. barranii genome segment GCGAAGATGCGGCAGGATGATCGTGCCGCAGCCGAGACCGATGATCTGGCCTGCGGCGGTGTCGTCGTGCGTGCCATCATAGGTGTTTTTGAGCGCGATGGTGCCGTTGCTCGCGGTGTTGTTCGAGAACGGCGTCTGGTCGAGCACCAAGACATCAGGCGGGCCGCGACCATCGTCGTCGCCGTACTGAATGAAATCGACCATGAGACGATTGTAGTCGTTCATGTTCGCGATGTGCGTCGAGTTGAAATTGTTCGCGCCGCGCTCCCACCAAAGCACAGCGGTCGAGCCCGCGTCGTTGACCTGCTTGATGTACTTCTTCATCAAGTCGAGGTTGCCCTGGACGACGTTACCGACCGGGGTCTGTTGCGCGATGGCGTTGATGATGCCGGTGAAGCAGATGAAGCGCGCGCCCGAGGCAATGGCCGCATCGACCTGCGCCTGCCATTGAGACGGGAAGGTTCCCGAGACGGCGACATTGCCGAGACAGATCAGCGGACGCCCCTGCGAACGGCAGTAAGCCTCCATCCAATTCGCCCAGCCGTTCGCCGCCTTGTTGTACTTGAGCGGATCAAGATACTTCATCGCGTTGCGGCTATCGCCGACGTAGAAGATCGTGTTCAGAAAACGCTTGCGAAGGCTAAGCGCGAAAGCTGCGTTGCGGGTCTGCATGTGCGGGCCGTTCTCTTAGGCTTTGTCGATCAGGAAGGCCCCGTCGCTATCGACGAGAATGAACCCGTCGCTATCGACGACGAAGACATAGCCCGGCGGCGGCGCGAGTACCGTTCCCGTGGAGCGGACGATTCCGAGTCCGAGACCGAGACGCATTAGATCGCGCCTTCCAATCCGGTCGCGGTCGCGGCGGTGACGTGCGTCGCCCAAAGGGTCCGCGTTTCACCGGCGACGAAGTTGAGCGTCCGGCTCGCGCCGGTGCGCTTCATGGTGACGGTAACGGTGCCATCGGTGTTCGCGCGGATCGCGCGGATGGGCTGCGCCAGAGCGGTCGCGCTCGGGACAATCGGCACCCAATCGAGGGCGGGACCATCGAAGGGAACGGCGTAAGGGTTCTCGCGGGACACGGGCTTTTCCTGTGAAAGTCAGAGACAGGAGAGCCCGCTTTGCACCGCAGCGCGAGATCGGTTCAGTAGCCCTTATTCCAGTCTTCGTCGGGCTCCACCGAGTCGATGAAGTGATCGTAAAGCCAGACCGGCCAAGGCACCGTCGATGCCCAGCCGCCCTTCAGGATCGACTTGCCCAGGCGGCTCGAAATCGTCTCGTCATGCCAGCCGCCGAGCAGCGCGTTGCCAAGCTGATCGATGGCGATCAGCACGTTCCAGAAGTACGCGCCGACCTGCTTCATGCCGCCATGTCCTTCGGCATCGAGCTTGCCGGGCGCTTCGGCACGGCCGGGGTTTCGAGCTTGATCTCGCACCGCTCGCGCACGCCCCAGGTCTCATGGATCAGGAAGAACCATTGCTGCGGCAGTTCGAGCGAGGCGCGCAGGCCGTTGCCGTACTCGCTGTAGCCGGGGAACGCGCCGTTCGAGAACACCGGGCCGGGATTGGCCGAGTGGTGATAATGGCCGTGCATGATGATGTCCGGCCGACGCTGCGCCCTGGCTTGCTGCGCCTCGACCTTCTTCGTGCCGCGCACGATGGGGAGAAGCGGACCGGCGAAGCCCTGCCCGCCGCCGGTGCCCATCTTGTCTCCGTGCGTCAGGAAGGCCGTGTAGCCCAGCACGGGGATGATGGCGTCGTTGGACACGCCGATCTGGAAAGTCACGCGAGCGTCGCCCTTAAAGGCGTCTGCGACCATGTGAGCAATGAGGGTGTCATAGCTCAGCTTCGAGTACAGCTTCGCGGTCGGCTTGAACGTGGTGCGGGCGTGGTTGCCCGGCACCGACGAAACGTGGATGCGCTTGTAGACCTTGAGCAGTAACTTGATGCCCGCGATGATCAGCGCCACCACCATGCGAACCTGCTCATGCGAGGTCAGGCCGTTGGTGATCCGCAGTTCTTCGTGGATGTCGCCCGAGATCAGGTCGCCGCCCAGGTTGAGCAGAAGGCCCTCGACCTTGCAGTCAGCCGACCAACGCGGGCCGATCTCGCACACCGCGTCGAAGAAGCGCCGGATGCGCGTCGCCGCGATCTGCGGATTGAAAGCGTTGAGCCCGAGGATTTCGTCGGGATCGACGACCTCGCCCATGTGAAGATCGGTGAAGAGCATCGAGAGGACGGCGCGGTTGCGCTTGCCCAGGCCGTGCTTCAACAGCCATTCCGGCGGCGCGACCTGAAGGTTGCGGATGCCGCCGATCTCTTCAAGCATCTGCTCGACGGCGGCCAGTTCCTTCTCGACGCCCTGCGCGCGCCGACGCCAGTACGCGCTATCGTGAAGCTCGCGCCGCGACGGCGGCTGCTTGTCTTCCGGCACCGCGTACAGCGACCAATCCGGCAGATGGTTCTTCTCGCCCCGGTTGGCGAGAGCGTCCTGCGCCCGCACCCAATCCGTCAGCGTGTTCTTGTTCAGCTTCAGGCGGCGCGTCGCTTCGAGAACGGCCGAGCCCTTGCCGCGATGCTCGGACCGATACGGCACGAACCCATCGCGCAGACAGGTCTCGATGGTTTCCTTACGCTGTTTGTCCGTGGTCACTTTGCTTTGCCTTGGGTCGAGAGAAACTGATCGAAGCGCTCGCCGATGCGATCCAACGCGCCGACCAACCGCTCTTCGATCCGGTCGAGCAGTTGGACGGTCGCGTACTCGGTTGCGACTTTCTCGCGGAAGTGCGCGAGGTCGCGTTCGGTCGCGGCGGCGAGCCGCCGCGCTTCGGCGGCTGCCGCCTTCGCCTCATTGGCAATGGCCTGCCCCGCCTTCGCAGACGCCTCGTTCTTCGCGTGCGCCACCGCATTGCGGATCAGCAGAGCGATGATTGCGCCGGCGCCGCTGCCGAGCAGGCCGATGAGCCATTCAGGGATCGTGATCATTTGACTTGGGCCGATGCTTTGAGGCGCACGTTGCGCACGTTGGAACGAGAGATGCGGAGCCGCTTGTTCGCTTCCTTGCGCGCTGCTTCTTCGAGCTTCCATGCCACTCGCGCGTCCATGCCGGGGGCAGTCTTCGGCGCGGGCACTTCGTCGAGAACGAGCGTGGATTCGTGCGGGACGCTGAAGTCCGGCGACGGCCTAACGCTTTCGGTGGTCTTGCACGCCGTCAGCGAAATCGTCAGGAGTGAGCAGGCAAGCAGCGTTCGGGCGACCCTTGAGGCGTTTTTCATATTCATCGATTTGGTCCTGAGCTTCTTGGGCGCGCTGCGCCGCTTCGTCACGTTGCTTCACTGCGGTCTCGGCGGCGTCGAAGACCATGTCGAGGCTCTCGCGCTGCCCGGTGATCACACCGTCGCGGACCGAGATCGCCTCACGCAATACCTTGGCTTCGACTCTGCCATCCGCGAAGCGGTAGCCGACAAGGAACGCCTGCGCAGAGAGGAAGACGTAGACAAGAGCCGCCGCCACGCTCGCGTAAGGCGCAATGAAACTGAGCTTGCTGATGATCGGGAAGTGGCCGACGATCATGCAGACGAAGACGAGAGCCGCGAGCGTAATGATCACGACGTCGGAGGCGGCGATCTGCCAAAGCAGATCGCCGAGCCCGAGCTTGTCGTTCAAGCTCACAAAGAACTGCCTGATCACTTCTTTTCCATCCAAATCCAGAGTGCGAGGCCGATCAGGATGAAGGTGCCCAGGGCGACGATGACCTTCCAATCCTGAAGCACACCCAGGAAGGACGTGATGGACAGGCCGCCGAACAGGCCGGACACGGCCGTGAACTTGCTCTTGATGAACGCCTTCAGCTTGCCCGGTGCGGTCTGACTCTCGTCACGCACATCGCTCTGAGGATCTAGCGCGACGTGCTCTTCACCGGCTTCGTCGGTGTCGTGACGCTCGCCTTCCTCCGGGGTCGAGAGAAGGCCGACCGGATGGTACGGAAGCGCCGAAGTCTTCAACTGATCGAGCGGGTTCGTGTCGATCTTCCGACCGGGCGAGATCATCCAATGCGTGATGATGTCCTCGATCTTGAAGGTCTCCGCGAGCGCGGCGCACAGATCGGTGACGGCCGCGATCTGCTCGGGGCTGTAGTGCAGCCAATAGCCCGCACCGTGCGCCGTGGTCTTCGCGTACTCGACCTTCAGCGACGGGTTCTTGTTCGTGTCGATGGTGCAGATTTCGTTCTTGTAGACGCCCTCCGACACCTTCTGAAGCTTGCCGGGGTTGTCGATCTCGATGCCGACCGCGTAGCTGTTCATGAACTTCAGCCCCTTCCATTGGGAGTGCCCGGCGTGCCACGCCACGACGTTGAACGGCACAAGCTGGGTGATCTTGCCCTGGCGGCTCACGACGACATGCGCCGAGACCTTCGCCGCCGGGTTGGTCAGCCACGAAATGTCGCCGTCGTCCTTGAGGCCCGAGGCGGTATCGTGGATCACGATGAAGCGCGGCTTCAGAGCGCCGCCGTGGTTCGGGCTCTTGACGAACGGCATCGCCGCGCCATTCCGAAAGCCCATTCCGTTCTTGATGCTGATCGACATCACGTTCTCCAATTGTTGAGAACATGATTGCCGAGCGGAACGAATTGCGCAGGGCCGTTCGAGTCGCCCTACTCCCCGCCCCCGCCGCCCCAATAGTCGTCGCTTCCTTCGCCGGAAGTCTCGCAAGAGATGCGCGTCGAGAGCCCCTGATCGTTCAGGCGATGCGTCGCCGACTTGATCGTGTAGCTGCCGTCGCAGTCGGGATCGAAGCCGATGGCCGTGAGACCGGCACCGGCGAACATCTCAGTGCGACCGAGGAAGTTGGCGGCAAAGACCTTCTTGCCGCGAGCGAGCGCGCCCTTCGTGGCCTTGGCCTGCGCCTCCGCTTCTTCCTTGGTCTTAAACAGCTTGCGGCTGCGGAAGACCGGCGAGCCGCCGCCCTCCTTCACCCACTCGCGCTCGCCCTTCTTGATGTTGTGCCACGCGGCCTCGACCGACTTGTAGTCGCCGCGCGTCGAGCCGGTGCAATCCCAATCGGTGACGCCGATCTCGGTCAGCACGAAGGTAGGGGCCGCGCCGCCGCTAGGAAGGCTGCCAGAGCCCGCTTTGTTGAAGATGACCTTTTCATCGGCGAGCTTGAAATTTGCGCCCACGCGGCCCGCCAAGCGCGTCAGGAAGTTCAAATCGGACTCACTCGACTGGTCGATGTGGTCGATCTTGATCCCGCCGACCTCGCCGTTGACGATGGCCGACAGGCCGTTGCGTCCGGCGATGTACTGCACGATGTCATCGACGCTCTTCTCATGATACGAGCGCGACTTCGGCGACTTGATTTCCGTGGTCAGACCTGCGGCCTTCGCCGTCACGGTCATGATCTTGGGCCGCCCCTTCTTCGTCCATGAGTCGATGAGGAAGGTCCCCATGTAGTTGACGCCGGTCTCGACGAAGCCGAGCGAGACCTGAAGCTTCGAGCCCTTGCCCGGCGCAGGGATGTACTCACGATTGTCGATCTCAAGCTCGCAGCTATCGGACTTCTTGCCCTCATTGTCCTGAACGGTCAGCGAGAGCAGCGGGCCGCCACCCAGGACGCCGCCGGGAATGACGTGGCCGCCGCCTTCCAAGGGCAGGCCGAAGGGTGCCGGGATCAGGTTGGCCGTGATGTCCCGGCCGTCGAGCAGGATGCGGGCAGCGGGCGTCACGACCAAATCCTCGCGGCCGTGTTCGCCTTGTTCACAGTGAAGGCCGGAATGTTGATGGACATCCCCTGGGGCAGCTTCGTCCCCGCCGCAGCGAGGCCGGGGTTGGCGCGCAGGATCGCCTCCGTCGCGCCGTGCGTGACGCCGAAGCGGTTGTAGGCGATCAGGTCAACTGTATCGCCTTCGATGGTCAAATACTGCTCCATCAGACATAAGCCTTCAGATCAATCGTGAACTCGATCTTACGGGGCGCGCCGTCAGACATCAGGGTCTCTTGCCCCTCCCTGATCTTCTCGATCACGTAGTTGCCAAGATATCGTCCGAACCCGGTAACGAGCGGGAGCGGCTGCCCGAGACCGGCCTGCGCGCGCATCTGATCGACCTGCCGCAAACCGCCGCGATAGTGCGGATAGATTACGCCATCGAGCGTGATCGTGTCTTCGCCGGGGCCGACGTACTGCGGTGCCGGGGCCATGCCGATCCGCTCCGTGGACGGCCAGCGCCAGGCGGAAGTCCGGTCGAACTTCTGATAGGCGCCGGTGTTGATCGAGAAGCGGTACGCGCCGAGCGCGAGAAGGACGGTGCTCTGCATGATCAATCACTCAAGAGTCCACGCTGCTCGGACTCGAGCCGCGCGAAGGCCGCGTAAACCGCGTCTTCAGCCGCCCGCCGAACGTCGTTGGGGTTGCCGCCGTTCACTTCGACGGTGATCTGCGCCGTGTTGGTGCGCGACACGGCCGTGTTGTTCTCGCTCGCACTAGCGACCGCTGCCGCGCCGTCCGAGGTCAGGCTGCGCAGCTTGTCGTTCGACTCGATGCGGCCGGACATGCCGGGCACGAAGAGCTCGGGGCCTTGCTCGCCAACGAGATACGGCTTGCCGTAGCTCACGGGGCCGCCCAGCGCGCGAGCGCCAGCGATAGGCGCAGGGGCCGCACCGCCCGCCGGGGCACCCTTGCCGCCGCCGCTGCTAAAGATGTTCTTGATCGCGCTGCCCAGCGACATCGCCTTGTCGATGGCTGCGCCGAAGAAGCCAATCAGGCTTTGGATCGCGGAGATGACCGACCGCACGCCCGACGCTGCAACGCCGCCAACGGTCTGGCCCCACTCGCGCCACTTCGCATTGGTCGCGTCGAGCGGACCGAGCAACTGCGACATCCAATTGTAGACCGAGGCCAAGCCGTCCGAGATTGCCTTCACGGCCGGACCGGCGGGGCCGAGACCTTCCATGAAGCCCTGACCGAACCCGGCGAAGAACTCCTTGATCCCCGCCCAATTGTTGTAGACCCACACGCTAAGAGCCGTCAGAGCGACGACCAGCGCCGTGATGATCAGACCGACCGGGTTGGCAACCAACGCCCACATGGCGACGCCAATGGCGCGCAGCGCCGTCAGCGGGAAGAGCAGGATCGACCGCCCCAGGGCGAGCAGAGAGCCGCCGAGAGCCGACAGGGTCGCCGCTGCCCCAAGCGCGGTCAGCATGCGGAAGCCCAGGGCCATCGCCGCCAAGCGGCCTACAGCGGCCGTCGCCACGCCAGCGATGACGCCGCCGAGCAGACGGAACGGCAACAGCACACCGAGCAGAGCGAGGTTCAGACCGCGCATCGCGAGCAGCCCAACGCGGCCGAGCGAGCCCAGGACGAAGAGCAACGGACCGGCAGCCGCAGCCGCAGCCGCGAAGTAGACGCCGGTCTTCAACAGCGCCGGGTTCGTCTCCGACAGCTTCTGCAACGTGTCCGCAAGCTTCGTGAAGGCGTTGGCGATGTCGTTGCCGACCGAGTCCACAATCGTGTTGCGGAACTTCTCCCAGGCAGCGCCGAGCTTGAGCAAGATCGCGGGCAAGCCTTGGTTGGCGATCTTGTATTGCCGCTGCGAATAGCCGTCCGACTTCTCTTCGACTTCCTTGATCATCGCGGGCAGATCGGCCTTCAGCAACGCCATGTAACGCGAGATATGGCGCGCTTCGAGGATCTGCGCGATGTCGCCGGTCGTCGCGACACCGTCGTCCATCTTCTTCTTCAGGTCGGTCATGAACTTCGTGATGTCCACCTTCGACCCCGCCGCAGCGACGGCGTCGTTGACCGAGTCCGAAATCTTGTCGGCATCCACCGCCGACGAACTGCCGATGGCACCCTGAACCGCCTTGGTGATCGCGGCCGACAACCCGGCGTGATCGCCCTTGTTGTTCTTGATGGCGTCGGCGATCTGCGTCTTCACGCCGCTCGCGTCGATGCCGTCCGCCTTCAGGTTCTCAAGAACCGTGTCGGCGGTGACGGGGCGCGCCTGGGTGTAGTCGCTAAGGTTCATGCCGATGCGGCTCAATGCCTTCATGCCGCCCTTCGGCATTTTGACGAGACGCACGATGGCAGAGCGCAGCGCGACGCCCGCTTCCGATCCGAGCACACCGGCCTTGGCGAACGCCATCACCATCGCCGTGACGGAGTCGAGCGAGTTGCCGGTCGTCGAAGCGACGCCGCCCGCATACTTGAACGACTCCGAGATGTCCTTCATGGACGCGACCGTGGACACGGCGGCGTAGACCATGCGGTCGGTGACGACGGTCGAAGACTTGACGGCCTGCTCATAGGTCTTCATGGGCATGCGGAATTGCGTGATGGTCTTGCTCAGTGACGCGCCGACATCGGCAGGCGTCATATCGCCCGCCAGCGCAGACGCGGCCAAGACCTGTTCAAGCGCGCCCTTCGCCTGCTCGAACGTGAAGCCCGCCTTCAGAAGCTCGGTCGCCGACTTCATGATGCCGGTCGCGCCACCGGCGTCGAACCGACCCGCCAAGTCCTGCGACATCTTCGAAAGCTCAAGGCGCTGCTCTTTCGTCGCTTCGCCCAACGCCTCGACCATGTTGCCAGCCTTGGCGAACTCTGCGGCGTCCTTGATCATGTTCGCGCCGAACCACGCGGCGGGCGTCGTGACTCCGAGCGTCGCGTTGCGGCCATGCCGCTGCATCACGGCCATACGCTTCGAGGTATCGGCGAGATGCTTGTTTACGGCCGCGAACGGCGCGTTCATTTTTGCAGCCATGCCAGCGAGCGAAGCTCCCAGGCTGTTGACCTGGGTCTTCGCTGCGTTGACTGCGGCGTTGAGGCTGGGGCTAACCTTGCCCCCGATGTTGACGAATACGGAGAAGCCGGTCGCCATGTTACTTTGCCTTCATCGCCTTGTTGATGTCGGCCTGAAGCTTCGTGGCGTCTTCAAGCCAGCCGTAGAAATCGTCGAGGGACATTTCCTCGACTTCAGAGATCGAGACGCCGCCTTTGGTCAGCCGAACGAGCGTCAGAATCCCCTTTCGGAGATCGCTTAGCTCGACTGACCCCCACGAAAAGCATCGAGTTGGTCGCTCAGCTTCTTCGCGTCGATCTCGTCAAGCTCTTCGATCACGTCCGGCGAGACGTTGCAGAGATCGGACAGGAGCAGGATGCCCTTGTCGGCGTCGTGGCCCCTGAACTTCGCGGCCTTCAGCGAGTCCTTCGTCTTCGGCCGACGCATGGTCATCGTCTTGTAGGTCTTGCCATCGACCTCGAACGGAAAGTCGAGCGTGATTTCCGCCGACAGCCGCATGTCTTTCTTCTCAGTCACAGTCTAGTTCTCCCGCTAAGTTGAGGACCGACCCGTGCGCTTGCGCGTAGAGGGGTCGGCCATGTTGCCCTACATGCCCATCGCAGTGCGAATGGACGCAAGCTGATCCACGCCGTTGACGATGCGGATCATGTTGTCGATGTCGATCTCGACAACGACGGTGTCCTGAATCTGGATCTTCAGATACCGGATGGACATCTCGGCTTCGTTCTGCGTCAGGTCGCCCGCTTTCCAGGTGCCCAACGTGTTCTTCTTGAAGCCGCCGTGCAGATCGACGGTCATCGGGACCGCAGTCTCGCCGTCACGCTGAAGCGCGCCGCGAAGCTGGATACGGGCGGCGTTGCCGTCCATGTTGCCCCACAGACCGAGAATCTGGTTGGCATACTCGCCGAAGGTGAACTTGGCGGTCAGCGTTTCGAGGCCCATGTCCAACTCGACATTGCCGTCCATGCCGCCGCCACGATACTCTTCCGTCTTCACGGAGAGCTCGGGCAGTTCGACTTCGGAGATGCGACCGGCGTAACCGACGCCGTTCACGAAGCTGTTGAAGTTGCGAAGTACGCGCGGGATCATCTTTCGTCCCCGTTATGCGAAGAGGTTGCGGATGTAGTCCGAGACGAGATGCGACCGGAAGGTCACACGCTCGGCCGGGCACGGCGGGGTGAAGTCATACGAGAACGTCACATGACCCTGCGAGATGTCGGCTTCGGTGTTGAACTCGGGATCGACCCAGCAGTCACCACCGAGGATCGCACCGCGCACGCGAAGCTGGCGCATGTACGCCTTCACCGATGCGGTCACGTCCTCGAAATACTGCTTGGTGATCGAGCGATCCACCGCCCAGCGATGGGCCTTCGCGATGGAGATGTCGATCATGTCGCCGGTACGCGAGACGGACAGGAAGGCGAACTTCGGATCGGCCGAGCAGGTGCGGTTGCCCCACAGATACCAACCTTCGTCGCGGATGAACGTCGCGATCTCATTCTCGTTGAGAATGTTCGCGCGGCTGTTCTTGTCGCCGTAGGCGTAGTCGATGGGACGGCCCAGGCCGCCGATGCCATAGACCTCCTTGTTCGACGGCGACTCCCAAAAGCCCTTCTCGTTGTCCACGCGCGAGATCAGGCCCGCCACTCGGGCGGACGAGTGTTCGAGCGCGTAGGTGCTGGTCTTCACGGACCAACCCGAGACGGTCGGATCGACGATGAACACGCGGCGCGTGCCGTGGTCGTTGCGATAGGCGAACGCAGCGGCATCGGTGGTCGAGGGACCATCGGCGATGATGTGCGCCTTGAAGCCATCAGCCAGTTGCTTCAACTCGCTGACGACCGGGTTCGCCGAAGCGCCGATCTGGATCGTGATGGTCGCGCCGGTGCCGTCGCCGGTGACGGTCGCGGTCAGCGGCGAGACGATGCCGAAGCCGAGCGAGTCGAACTCAAGTCCCGTGATCTTGCCGCCGGTGATGATCGGCTTCGCGGTCGGCAGCACCGCGCCCGCACCGCCGCCCGTGAAGGCCACGGTCGCCTGGGTGTAGCCGTTGCCCTGCGCGGTCACGGTATGACCGGCCACGCCGAGCGGACGCTGATGCGTGAAGCCGGGCGCGATCAGGATCATCGGGGACACGCCGCACTCGGCTTCGGCCGCGCGGAAGACGTGAATGCCGGTGAACGCGCCGGTGTCGGCGTCAACACCGCCGATGATCTTGGAAAGCTGCTCGTTCTCGGTCTGCGCGTCTGCGACGCGGACCACGACGATGAGCGCACCGCCCTGATCGTAAATCGAATCGATGGCCTGCGGCAGACTGCCGGTCGCGCCGATCATGGCCGCCGCCTGACGACGGTTGACGAGTACGGGAGTGTCGAGGGGGAACGCCACTTCGTTCGCGGCCTGCGCGGTGCCGATCAATCCGATGACGGACGAGCGGACGGTCTGGATCGGCCGGGGGCCGCTATCGACGACGACAGTCTCGACGCCGTGAAGGAAATCGGTAAGGGACATCTGTTCTCTCAATCCTCAGTATTGGGATTGAGCGTACCCTAGCGACCGCCCTGCCCGGCGTCGGGACCGTTTCGGTATCCCTTGTTACAGGGTTTGTGCGAGCGTGAAGAGGCCGACAAGCTCCGCTTCGCTCTTGTTCAACTGCTCAGCGCAGCCGACGACGAACGGATGATTCATGTCGAACTCCGTCGTCCATTGCCAGCTATCTTGCACGTCCCGCGACTGCGAAGCGACGTACTCTTCGATCTCGTCACGAAGGCCGAGCATGTTCATCGCGAGACGGATTTGTCGGGCGCTCGCCTTCAGCGGCGGTTGCGGGATCGGCCGGGTAACGAGTACCTGGGCCACGACGCCGTTAACGCGCTCGAAGCTCGCGCTCACGACCTCTTCGCCAGCGGGAGGCACCGCAGGGCTCACCCGGAAGATGCCGATGCTCGCGAGGTCTCCGTCTGACCAAAGCTCGGCAACCTGCCAGCCATGCAGTACGTTGCCCGCCCTGAACGACTGCCCGGCGAAGATTTGAGTGAAGGCCCCGGCCGGGGATTCTTGAACGACGATCTTGTCCACGATAGCTCCGATTGATTGTTGTTAGGTCCAAGACACGCTTGCGGACGCATCGGCACCGGCGTTTCCATTGCAAGGGACAGTGCCTAACTCTCCGTCGTTGAAGAAGCCTGCACCGCCGCCACCGCCGCCACCGCAGGTCAGCGTGAGAGTGGAGCCAAAGGCAGGCGCACCGGCGTCATACCAGTTCCAAGTCCTAGAAACGAAGCCACCCCTGCCGCCAGGGCCGCCGGACGCTGAGATAAGGATGGCTCCGCCGCCGCCAGAGTTGCCGCTGCCCGCCGCGTTCGTACTGCCGCCGCTGGCGCCGCCAATACCGCCGCCAGCCCCATTAGTCGGCCCGAACTCAGGGTCATAAAGTCCGTTGCCGCCACCACCGCCGCCATACGCGATAAGGGTGCCGCCGGGAAATGAAAACCACGATGCGCCGCCAGTACCGCCGAAGTAGGCGTTGGCACCGCCTGCGCCTGCAAGGGTGTTATTCGCACCGCCGCCGCCTCCACTCGATCCCCAAATTTGCACGGTGAGCGTGGTGTAGACCGGGTTAAGAACTCCGCGCGATCCGACACCGTA includes the following:
- a CDS encoding spike base protein, RCAP_Rcc01079 family; translated protein: MSRENPYAVPFDGPALDWVPIVPSATALAQPIRAIRANTDGTVTVTMKRTGASRTLNFVAGETRTLWATHVTAATATGLEGAI
- a CDS encoding N-acetylmuramoyl-L-alanine amidase, encoding MSISIKNGMGFRNGAAMPFVKSPNHGGALKPRFIVIHDTASGLKDDGDISWLTNPAAKVSAHVVVSRQGKITQLVPFNVVAWHAGHSQWKGLKFMNSYAVGIEIDNPGKLQKVSEGVYKNEICTIDTNKNPSLKVEYAKTTAHGAGYWLHYSPEQIAAVTDLCAALAETFKIEDIITHWMISPGRKIDTNPLDQLKTSALPYHPVGLLSTPEEGERHDTDEAGEEHVALDPQSDVRDESQTAPGKLKAFIKSKFTAVSGLFGGLSITSFLGVLQDWKVIVALGTFILIGLALWIWMEKK
- a CDS encoding phage late control D family protein translates to MTPAARILLDGRDITANLIPAPFGLPLEGGGHVIPGGVLGGGPLLSLTVQDNEGKKSDSCELEIDNREYIPAPGKGSKLQVSLGFVETGVNYMGTFLIDSWTKKGRPKIMTVTAKAAGLTTEIKSPKSRSYHEKSVDDIVQYIAGRNGLSAIVNGEVGGIKIDHIDQSSESDLNFLTRLAGRVGANFKLADEKVIFNKAGSGSLPSGGAAPTFVLTEIGVTDWDCTGSTRGDYKSVEAAWHNIKKGEREWVKEGGGSPVFRSRKLFKTKEEAEAQAKATKGALARGKKVFAANFLGRTEMFAGAGLTAIGFDPDCDGSYTIKSATHRLNDQGLSTRISCETSGEGSDDYWGGGGGE
- a CDS encoding tail protein X, whose amino-acid sequence is MTIEGDTVDLIAYNRFGVTHGATEAILRANPGLAAAGTKLPQGMSINIPAFTVNKANTAARIWS
- a CDS encoding phage tail protein — translated: MQSTVLLALGAYRFSINTGAYQKFDRTSAWRWPSTERIGMAPAPQYVGPGEDTITLDGVIYPHYRGGLRQVDQMRAQAGLGQPLPLVTGFGRYLGNYVIEKIREGQETLMSDGAPRKIEFTIDLKAYV
- a CDS encoding phage tail tape measure protein; its protein translation is MATGFSVFVNIGGKVSPSLNAAVNAAKTQVNSLGASLAGMAAKMNAPFAAVNKHLADTSKRMAVMQRHGRNATLGVTTPAAWFGANMIKDAAEFAKAGNMVEALGEATKEQRLELSKMSQDLAGRFDAGGATGIMKSATELLKAGFTFEQAKGALEQVLAASALAGDMTPADVGASLSKTITQFRMPMKTYEQAVKSSTVVTDRMVYAAVSTVASMKDISESFKYAGGVASTTGNSLDSVTAMVMAFAKAGVLGSEAGVALRSAIVRLVKMPKGGMKALSRIGMNLSDYTQARPVTADTVLENLKADGIDASGVKTQIADAIKNNKGDHAGLSAAITKAVQGAIGSSSAVDADKISDSVNDAVAAAGSKVDITKFMTDLKKKMDDGVATTGDIAQILEARHISRYMALLKADLPAMIKEVEEKSDGYSQRQYKIANQGLPAILLKLGAAWEKFRNTIVDSVGNDIANAFTKLADTLQKLSETNPALLKTGVYFAAAAAAAGPLLFVLGSLGRVGLLAMRGLNLALLGVLLPFRLLGGVIAGVATAAVGRLAAMALGFRMLTALGAAATLSALGGSLLALGRSILLFPLTALRAIGVAMWALVANPVGLIITALVVALTALSVWVYNNWAGIKEFFAGFGQGFMEGLGPAGPAVKAISDGLASVYNWMSQLLGPLDATNAKWREWGQTVGGVAASGVRSVISAIQSLIGFFGAAIDKAMSLGSAIKNIFSSGGGKGAPAGGAAPAPIAGARALGGPVSYGKPYLVGEQGPELFVPGMSGRIESNDKLRSLTSDGAAAVASASENNTAVSRTNTAQITVEVNGGNPNDVRRAAEDAVYAAFARLESEQRGLLSD
- a CDS encoding phage tail assembly protein, encoding MTEKKDMRLSAEITLDFPFEVDGKTYKTMTMRRPKTKDSLKAAKFRGHDADKGILLLSDLCNVSPDVIEELDEIDAKKLSDQLDAFRGGQSS
- a CDS encoding phage major tail tube protein, with amino-acid sequence MIPRVLRNFNSFVNGVGYAGRISEVELPELSVKTEEYRGGGMDGNVELDMGLETLTAKFTFGEYANQILGLWGNMDGNAARIQLRGALQRDGETAVPMTVDLHGGFKKNTLGTWKAGDLTQNEAEMSIRYLKIQIQDTVVVEIDIDNMIRIVNGVDQLASIRTAMGM
- a CDS encoding phage tail sheath C-terminal domain-containing protein, with amino-acid sequence MSLTDFLHGVETVVVDSGPRPIQTVRSSVIGLIGTAQAANEVAFPLDTPVLVNRRQAAAMIGATGSLPQAIDSIYDQGGALIVVVRVADAQTENEQLSKIIGGVDADTGAFTGIHVFRAAEAECGVSPMILIAPGFTHQRPLGVAGHTVTAQGNGYTQATVAFTGGGAGAVLPTAKPIITGGKITGLEFDSLGFGIVSPLTATVTGDGTGATITIQIGASANPVVSELKQLADGFKAHIIADGPSTTDAAAFAYRNDHGTRRVFIVDPTVSGWSVKTSTYALEHSSARVAGLISRVDNEKGFWESPSNKEVYGIGGLGRPIDYAYGDKNSRANILNENEIATFIRDEGWYLWGNRTCSADPKFAFLSVSRTGDMIDISIAKAHRWAVDRSITKQYFEDVTASVKAYMRQLRVRGAILGGDCWVDPEFNTEADISQGHVTFSYDFTPPCPAERVTFRSHLVSDYIRNLFA